In Cycloclasticus sp., a single genomic region encodes these proteins:
- the aroK gene encoding shikimate kinase AroK, which produces MPEKNNIYLVGPMAAGKSTVGKLLAKQMNKEFYDTDTEIIKCTGVEISLIFELEGEEGFRKRETEKLHALSEKNGVVIATGGGIILKDENRDVLQETGCVIYLQCSVDQQLSRTKFDTKRPLLQIDNPRKKLEELMQLRAPIYESVADIVISTNKTNSKRVINTILEQLNPQ; this is translated from the coding sequence ATGCCAGAAAAAAATAATATTTACCTTGTTGGGCCTATGGCAGCAGGCAAATCGACAGTTGGAAAGCTTTTGGCAAAGCAAATGAATAAGGAGTTTTATGATACTGATACAGAGATTATTAAATGTACGGGTGTCGAAATATCTTTAATTTTTGAGCTTGAGGGAGAAGAAGGGTTCAGAAAACGTGAAACCGAGAAATTACATGCTTTATCTGAAAAGAATGGTGTAGTTATTGCGACAGGTGGCGGTATCATTTTGAAAGACGAAAACCGTGACGTATTGCAGGAAACAGGGTGTGTTATCTATTTGCAGTGTTCGGTTGATCAGCAGTTAAGCCGTACCAAGTTTGATACGAAAAGGCCCTTGCTTCAGATAGATAATCCAAGAAAAAAACTAGAAGAGCTTATGCAGTTAAGAGCGCCAATCTATGAGTCAGTTGCAGATATTGTCATCAGTACAAATAAAACAAACAGTAAAAGAGTGATTAATACCATCCTCGAACAGTTAAATCCTCAATGA